From Leifsonia sp. fls2-241-R2A-40a, one genomic window encodes:
- a CDS encoding glycosyltransferase, translating into MPAPVDRRPLALVANPSGDVYGSDLQMLESIQALIEDGFDVLAVLGSDGPLAERITSRGADVMIRPFPVLRRADASLGGVVSLGWRGMRSIGWLSQLVREVEPDVVYVNTVTLPWWILAARQAHVPVVCHVHEAETTDGRLVRFALNAPLLFANRIISISRASTEALISAVPALGKKTVPVYNGVTEPPVVPAPVRSFDGPVTLSVVARLSPRKAPDVAVEAAAILRARGRDVRLELCGTPFEGYEWYEQELRDRADQPDLRGHVDFAGYVSPIWPALERADIVLAPSLREPFGNAVVEAQFARRPVVAAAALGHLESIEDGRTGLLVEPGDAAAMADAVEALLDDPDRALRMAEDARASALEKFTLGRYRREIAATLRGMMQVAGRRSGRRRSHGASREVLVH; encoded by the coding sequence ATGCCCGCACCCGTTGACCGTCGCCCGCTCGCGCTCGTCGCGAACCCTTCCGGCGACGTCTACGGGTCGGACCTGCAGATGCTGGAGAGCATCCAGGCGCTCATCGAGGACGGCTTCGACGTGCTCGCCGTGCTCGGTTCCGACGGCCCCCTCGCCGAGCGGATCACCAGCCGCGGCGCGGATGTGATGATCCGGCCGTTCCCCGTGCTCCGCCGTGCCGACGCCTCGCTCGGCGGCGTCGTCTCGCTCGGGTGGCGCGGGATGCGCTCGATCGGCTGGCTCAGCCAGCTGGTCCGCGAGGTCGAGCCGGACGTCGTCTACGTCAACACCGTGACCCTGCCGTGGTGGATCCTCGCCGCGCGCCAGGCGCACGTGCCGGTCGTCTGCCACGTGCACGAGGCCGAGACCACCGATGGGCGGCTGGTGCGCTTCGCGCTCAACGCCCCCCTGCTCTTCGCGAACCGCATCATCTCGATCAGCCGCGCCTCCACCGAGGCGCTCATCTCCGCTGTCCCCGCCCTGGGCAAGAAGACCGTGCCCGTCTACAACGGCGTCACCGAGCCTCCTGTCGTCCCTGCACCGGTCCGATCCTTCGACGGGCCGGTGACGCTGAGCGTCGTCGCCCGCCTCTCGCCGCGCAAGGCGCCCGACGTGGCCGTCGAAGCCGCGGCGATCCTCCGCGCACGCGGCCGGGATGTCCGGCTGGAGCTCTGCGGCACGCCGTTCGAGGGCTACGAGTGGTACGAGCAGGAGCTGCGCGACCGGGCCGACCAGCCCGATCTGCGCGGCCACGTCGACTTCGCCGGCTACGTATCCCCGATCTGGCCGGCGCTCGAACGCGCCGACATCGTCCTCGCCCCGTCGCTCCGCGAGCCCTTCGGCAACGCCGTGGTGGAGGCGCAGTTCGCGCGCCGCCCTGTCGTCGCCGCCGCGGCGCTGGGCCACCTCGAGTCGATCGAGGACGGCCGCACGGGTCTTCTCGTCGAGCCCGGGGATGCCGCCGCGATGGCGGACGCCGTCGAAGCGCTGCTGGACGACCCGGACCGCGCGCTGCGCATGGCGGAGGACGCACGGGCCTCGGCGCTCGAGAAGTTCACCCTCGGCCGGTACCGCCGCGAGATCGCAGCCACCCTCCGGGGGATGATGCAGGTCGCCGGCCGCCGGAGCGGCCGGCGCCGCTCACACGGCGCGAGCCGGGAAGTACTCGTCCACTAG
- a CDS encoding carbohydrate ABC transporter permease: MKRTTRNSILIHLAAVFVSVLILLPFGWMVVASVTPQRILISTPLQWIPDTLDWSRYETIFRGGGDSVGATFRAALANTTIVAVGTVAISMIVGILGAYAFARLRFRFRQAVLILFLATYMLPQIALLIPLYLILNSLGLLDSVIGLVIVDCSLVVPFVLWILSNYFLTIPEELEEAARIDGASRLGALFRVVLPAARPGIFAAIMFAFLLAWDEFMYALIFTSSNAAKTLPVAISEFAGRYTTDFGLVAAGGIVAALPPIIVAMIFQRYVVSGMAAGAVKG, encoded by the coding sequence GTGAAACGCACGACCCGCAACTCGATCCTCATCCACCTGGCGGCGGTATTCGTCTCGGTGCTGATCCTGCTGCCGTTCGGGTGGATGGTGGTCGCCAGCGTGACGCCGCAGCGCATCCTCATCTCGACCCCGCTGCAGTGGATCCCGGACACGCTCGACTGGAGCCGGTACGAGACGATCTTCCGCGGCGGCGGGGACAGCGTCGGCGCGACCTTCCGCGCGGCGCTCGCCAACACCACGATCGTCGCGGTCGGCACAGTGGCGATCTCGATGATCGTCGGCATCCTCGGCGCGTACGCGTTCGCCCGGCTGCGCTTCCGGTTCCGTCAGGCAGTGCTGATCCTCTTCCTCGCGACGTACATGCTCCCGCAGATCGCGCTGCTCATCCCGCTGTACCTCATCCTGAACTCGCTCGGACTGCTCGACAGCGTGATCGGACTGGTGATCGTCGACTGCTCTCTCGTGGTGCCGTTCGTGCTGTGGATCCTCAGCAACTACTTCCTCACGATCCCCGAGGAGCTGGAGGAGGCGGCGCGGATCGACGGCGCCAGCCGCCTCGGCGCGCTGTTCCGCGTTGTGCTGCCCGCCGCCCGGCCCGGCATCTTCGCCGCCATCATGTTCGCGTTCCTGCTGGCCTGGGACGAGTTCATGTACGCGCTCATTTTCACCTCGTCGAACGCGGCGAAGACGCTCCCTGTCGCCATCAGCGAGTTCGCCGGCCGGTACACGACCGACTTCGGGCTCGTGGCGGCCGGCGGCATCGTCGCCGCGCTCCCGCCGATCATCGTCGCGATGATCTTCCAGCGCTACGTCGTCAGCGGCATGGCCGCGGGCGCCGTCAAGGGCTGA
- a CDS encoding CDP-alcohol phosphatidyltransferase family protein, giving the protein MSADAIDANAPSAGHRAIVARLSAAQKVKTRGAPGYSIYVNRPIGRHLAAFAYRAGLTPNAVTAISACFSLAGILVLVLVPPQWWTGVLVWLALAIGYAFDSADGQLARLRGGGSLSGEWLDHVVDATKIAALHLAVLVMFFRWYPIPTGALLIPVGYSIVATVIFFTIILNEQLKRSRGWTPAASAASDSGRSTPLRALAALPMDYGFLCLAFVTAGWPVLFFWVYTAFFVANALYLAVALRKWFRDLEVLDARTR; this is encoded by the coding sequence ATGTCCGCTGACGCTATCGACGCCAACGCCCCTTCGGCCGGTCACCGCGCGATCGTCGCCCGCCTCTCCGCCGCGCAGAAGGTCAAGACGCGCGGCGCCCCCGGATACTCGATCTACGTCAACCGGCCCATCGGACGGCACCTGGCGGCGTTCGCGTACCGCGCCGGCCTGACGCCGAACGCGGTCACCGCGATCAGCGCGTGCTTCAGCCTCGCCGGCATCCTCGTGCTCGTGCTCGTGCCGCCGCAGTGGTGGACGGGTGTGCTGGTCTGGCTCGCCCTGGCCATCGGGTACGCCTTCGACTCCGCGGACGGGCAGCTCGCCCGCCTGCGCGGGGGCGGGTCGCTCTCGGGCGAGTGGCTGGACCACGTGGTCGACGCCACGAAGATCGCCGCCCTCCACCTGGCGGTGCTGGTCATGTTCTTCCGCTGGTACCCGATCCCGACCGGCGCCCTGCTCATCCCCGTGGGCTACAGCATCGTCGCCACGGTGATCTTCTTCACGATCATCCTGAACGAGCAGCTGAAGCGCTCGCGCGGCTGGACGCCCGCGGCGAGTGCCGCCAGCGACTCCGGCCGCAGCACCCCGCTGCGCGCCCTGGCCGCGCTGCCGATGGACTACGGCTTCCTGTGCCTGGCGTTCGTCACCGCCGGGTGGCCCGTGCTCTTCTTCTGGGTCTACACCGCATTCTTCGTCGCGAACGCCCTGTACCTGGCCGTCGCGCTCCGCAAGTGGTTCCGCGACCTGGAGGTCCTCGATGCCCGCACCCGTTGA
- a CDS encoding SOS response-associated peptidase, which produces MCGRFAMDDKVNAEITDFVEQTGRRPEEWRADWESAYNLAPTDDIPVLIDSAKTRELRFERAHWSLVPSWSETLKLKFPTFNARAEEIAEKSTWRKPVQSHRAIVLARGYYEWQGPKGHKTPFFIRYPEGRLMGFAGLYSWWRDHSKAEDDPDRWVLTATILTSDAVQTLADIHDRNPVILPEEMWQHWIDPSIVGDQALVDEAVRAGVAEAETLRFDQVAPFKTSDDGPQLIEPVSA; this is translated from the coding sequence ATGTGCGGCAGGTTCGCGATGGATGACAAGGTCAACGCCGAGATCACCGACTTCGTCGAGCAGACCGGCCGGCGACCCGAGGAGTGGAGAGCCGACTGGGAGTCGGCGTACAACCTTGCGCCGACCGACGACATCCCGGTGCTGATCGACTCGGCCAAGACCCGCGAGCTGCGTTTCGAGCGCGCGCACTGGTCGCTGGTGCCGTCGTGGTCGGAGACGCTCAAGCTCAAGTTCCCCACCTTCAACGCGCGTGCGGAGGAGATCGCCGAGAAGTCGACCTGGCGCAAACCGGTCCAGTCGCACCGGGCGATCGTGCTCGCCCGCGGCTACTACGAGTGGCAGGGGCCGAAGGGCCACAAGACGCCGTTCTTCATCCGCTATCCCGAGGGGCGGCTGATGGGCTTCGCCGGGCTCTACTCCTGGTGGCGGGACCACAGCAAGGCGGAGGACGACCCCGACCGCTGGGTGCTGACCGCGACCATCCTCACCTCGGATGCGGTGCAGACCCTCGCGGACATCCACGACCGGAATCCCGTGATCCTGCCCGAGGAGATGTGGCAGCACTGGATCGACCCGTCGATCGTCGGAGACCAGGCGCTCGTCGACGAGGCCGTCCGGGCCGGTGTGGCGGAGGCGGAGACCCTCCGCTTCGACCAGGTCGCGCCCTTCAAGACCAGCGACGACGGGCCGCAGCTGATCGAGCCCGTCAGCGCGTGA
- the mgrA gene encoding L-glyceraldehyde 3-phosphate reductase, with protein MAHVANPSRYDDMIYRRTGRSGLDLPVLTLGLWHNFGDDRPFETQRAIVRRAFDLGITHFDLANNYGPPYGAAETNFGRIMSEDLRPYRDEIVVSSKAGWDMWPGPYGQGGGGRKYMLASLDQSLTRLGLDYVDIFYSHRPDPSTPLEETMQALDTAVRSGKALYVGISSYGPEETRRAAEILRDLGTPLLIHQPSYSMLNRWIETEGLLDAVDELGVGVIGFTALAQGMLTDKYLDGIPEGSRASAGTSFDTDWLTDEAIDRLRALNAIAGKRGQTLAQLALAWALRDERVTSLTIGASSVDQLEQNVAALGNLDFTAEELAAIDKHATDSGVDLWAGARRGEV; from the coding sequence ATGGCCCACGTTGCGAACCCTTCCCGCTATGACGACATGATCTACCGCCGCACCGGGCGCAGCGGACTCGACCTCCCCGTGCTGACGCTCGGGCTGTGGCACAACTTCGGCGACGACCGGCCGTTCGAGACGCAGCGGGCGATCGTGCGGCGCGCCTTCGACCTCGGCATCACGCACTTCGACCTGGCCAACAACTACGGTCCTCCCTACGGCGCCGCCGAGACCAACTTCGGCCGCATCATGTCGGAGGACCTGCGGCCGTACCGCGACGAGATCGTCGTCTCCAGCAAAGCAGGATGGGACATGTGGCCCGGCCCCTACGGCCAGGGCGGCGGCGGCCGCAAGTACATGCTCGCCAGCCTCGACCAGTCGCTGACGCGCCTCGGACTCGACTACGTCGACATCTTCTACTCGCACCGACCCGACCCCTCCACCCCGCTGGAGGAGACGATGCAGGCCCTCGATACGGCCGTCCGCTCGGGGAAGGCGCTGTATGTCGGCATCTCGTCGTACGGACCGGAGGAGACGCGCCGGGCGGCCGAGATCCTGCGCGACCTCGGCACCCCGCTGCTCATCCACCAGCCGTCGTACTCGATGCTCAACCGGTGGATCGAGACCGAGGGACTGCTCGACGCGGTCGACGAGCTCGGCGTCGGCGTCATCGGCTTCACCGCACTGGCGCAGGGGATGCTCACGGACAAGTACCTCGACGGCATCCCCGAGGGGTCGCGCGCGAGCGCGGGCACGTCCTTCGACACCGACTGGCTCACCGACGAGGCGATCGACCGGCTGCGCGCGCTCAATGCCATCGCCGGGAAGCGCGGCCAGACCCTCGCCCAGCTCGCCCTGGCGTGGGCGCTGCGGGACGAGCGGGTCACCTCCCTCACCATCGGCGCCAGCAGCGTCGACCAACTGGAGCAGAACGTCGCGGCGCTCGGCAACCTCGACTTCACGGCGGAGGAGCTGGCCGCGATCGACAAGCACGCGACCGACTCCGGCGTCGACCTGTGGGCGGGCGCGCGCCGCGGCGAGGTCTGA
- a CDS encoding sugar ABC transporter permease, whose product MSGVSVAGVETERRAPTTGGRRNRRKRDNQGRLAFWLLVPAAVAVFGVIVYPILRTLLISFFEVNSALATDTPFVGLQNYVHILTSSGFWAAMGRTLYFTLVSTALELVFGLIVAGLLNAKLRARWLFRAIVIIPWAIPTIVNAAMWKGIFNAQYGSLNAALTQLGIIHEYQAWLGDPTLALNMVILADVWKTTPLVAFFLLAGLASIPSELYEAAKVDRASWPRIFRSIVLPMLVPSISIVLVLRTVEAFKVFDIVYAMTRGGPVNGTQTVAYYAYTTAFSDQNFGVGAALSYIIVLVILVLTFIYLRLLRRSEMSLL is encoded by the coding sequence ATGAGCGGCGTGTCGGTCGCCGGAGTCGAGACGGAGCGACGCGCGCCCACCACGGGCGGGCGACGGAACCGCCGCAAGCGCGACAACCAGGGACGGCTCGCCTTCTGGCTGCTGGTCCCCGCCGCGGTCGCGGTGTTCGGAGTGATCGTCTACCCGATCCTCCGCACCCTCCTCATCTCGTTCTTCGAGGTGAACTCGGCTCTGGCGACCGACACCCCCTTCGTCGGACTGCAGAACTACGTCCACATCCTCACGTCGTCCGGGTTCTGGGCGGCGATGGGGCGGACGCTGTACTTCACGCTCGTCTCCACGGCGCTGGAGCTCGTGTTCGGCCTGATCGTCGCCGGGCTGCTCAACGCCAAGCTGCGGGCGCGGTGGCTGTTCCGCGCGATCGTGATCATCCCGTGGGCGATCCCGACGATCGTGAACGCGGCCATGTGGAAGGGCATCTTCAACGCCCAGTACGGCTCCCTCAACGCCGCCCTCACCCAGCTCGGGATCATCCACGAGTACCAGGCGTGGCTCGGAGACCCGACCCTCGCGCTCAACATGGTCATCCTCGCGGACGTGTGGAAGACGACCCCGCTGGTGGCGTTCTTCCTGCTCGCCGGGCTCGCGTCCATCCCGAGCGAGCTGTACGAGGCGGCGAAGGTCGACCGCGCGAGCTGGCCGCGGATCTTCCGGTCGATCGTGCTGCCGATGCTGGTCCCCTCCATCTCCATCGTGCTGGTGCTGCGCACGGTGGAGGCGTTCAAGGTGTTCGACATCGTCTACGCGATGACCCGCGGCGGCCCGGTCAACGGCACGCAGACCGTCGCCTACTACGCGTACACGACCGCGTTCTCCGACCAGAACTTCGGAGTCGGCGCCGCGCTCTCGTACATCATCGTGCTGGTCATCCTGGTGCTGACCTTCATCTACCTCCGCCTGCTGCGCCGATCCGAGATGAGCCTGCTGTGA
- a CDS encoding SIS domain-containing protein — translation MEPKASFVDAMRAQPENLALAHETVLRDLAAAPLPQWGADDSVAVVAMGASLNSSHALVAALAAAGHPAAGVVASDVADGLQVVSADHSIVVSESGRSPEPLAAARRLAAGTRIGISNFPEQPIKDEVDAVLGLGGFPDSPVYTSGFTATILAYALLLDHVGAVDAGAEASRIPARAADALRDYAGAAETIGQVLAAAKTIDVVGRGGSLTAAAELSLMVREGLRTPSTAFETFQYLHGPMEVLSDDDALVIFGDGRELSIPSSVLDAGVPVVLVTTAAATDVPGAGHANLTVVQLPAGLGVFERAVVETVIGQLAIAAAIEHKPYPLEEFLYHQDDTKLPIR, via the coding sequence ATGGAACCCAAAGCCTCGTTCGTCGACGCCATGCGCGCACAGCCGGAGAACCTCGCCCTCGCGCACGAGACGGTGCTGCGCGATCTCGCCGCAGCCCCTCTGCCGCAGTGGGGCGCTGACGACAGCGTCGCGGTCGTCGCGATGGGCGCCTCCCTGAACTCGTCGCATGCGCTGGTGGCCGCTCTCGCGGCCGCCGGGCACCCGGCAGCGGGAGTCGTCGCCTCCGACGTCGCGGACGGGCTGCAGGTGGTGAGCGCCGATCACAGCATCGTCGTGTCGGAGTCGGGGCGCAGCCCCGAACCGCTCGCCGCCGCGCGCAGGCTGGCCGCGGGTACGCGCATCGGGATCAGCAACTTCCCGGAGCAGCCCATCAAGGACGAAGTGGATGCGGTGCTCGGCCTGGGAGGCTTCCCCGACTCCCCCGTCTACACCAGCGGCTTCACCGCGACGATCCTCGCCTACGCGCTGCTGCTCGATCACGTCGGAGCGGTGGACGCAGGTGCGGAGGCCTCGCGCATCCCGGCCCGGGCCGCCGACGCGCTGCGCGACTACGCCGGCGCGGCAGAGACGATCGGGCAAGTGCTCGCCGCGGCGAAGACGATCGACGTCGTCGGGCGCGGCGGCTCCCTGACCGCGGCGGCCGAGCTGTCGCTGATGGTCCGCGAGGGCCTGCGCACGCCGAGCACCGCCTTCGAGACCTTCCAGTACCTGCACGGGCCGATGGAGGTGCTGTCGGATGACGATGCGCTGGTGATCTTCGGTGACGGGCGCGAGCTGAGCATCCCCTCGTCCGTACTCGATGCCGGGGTTCCGGTCGTGCTGGTGACGACGGCCGCTGCGACGGACGTCCCGGGTGCCGGACACGCGAACCTCACGGTGGTGCAGCTGCCCGCCGGACTCGGCGTCTTCGAGCGCGCCGTGGTCGAGACGGTGATCGGGCAGCTGGCGATCGCCGCGGCGATCGAGCACAAGCCGTACCCGCTCGAAGAGTTCCTGTACCACCAGGACGACACGAAACTGCCCATCCGGTAG
- a CDS encoding glycosyltransferase family 39 protein codes for MTVLLEPDTRAGQPLRAVRPWTIALLFGVVATALCAAFSWVPSLWGDEAATLLSAKRSVGSLFGMLFHVDAVHGLYYLVMHGWIRLAGDSAFALRLPSAVAVGAAVAAVTLIAGRRGGLRAAVVSGVVASVLPRLTYAGEEARSYAFSAAAAAWLTLLLLWLVDGGGRRLSPAARRLAWVLYGAGMAAMSYLFLYSITLLVAHGAVLLASRASRATVRAWALSSAAAVVAVSPLAVLAYLERSQIKYLGETPDDPSIWYYFLWFGMPWVAIAAWALIGFGLWPAWRARRLRASRPVFPGPRAISTRLVASAWLFLPTGAMLLANAAYPMYTGRYSTFAAPAAALLVAEGILVLGRLIGGDARRTVAATAGVTIVFALLCAPVYALQRGPYAKNDSDWAEVSAAMAANAGRGDAVVFDESAKPSQRPRLAMRTYPAGFRGVKDPTLRVPYYRNDGWADRAYSVTQAAQRGRFDGVDRVWLIELEVVTPDGRSTVEDTWGLADLHALGFAETGRRLDTHRSDIIELTR; via the coding sequence ATGACCGTCCTCCTCGAGCCGGACACCCGGGCAGGCCAACCGCTGCGCGCGGTCAGGCCGTGGACGATCGCGCTCCTTTTCGGGGTCGTCGCGACCGCGCTGTGCGCCGCGTTCAGCTGGGTTCCGTCGCTGTGGGGCGACGAGGCGGCCACCCTCCTGTCGGCGAAGAGATCCGTCGGAAGCCTGTTCGGGATGCTCTTCCACGTGGATGCGGTTCACGGGCTCTACTACCTGGTCATGCACGGCTGGATCCGGCTCGCGGGCGACAGTGCGTTCGCGCTCCGGCTGCCCAGCGCGGTCGCCGTGGGTGCCGCGGTCGCGGCCGTCACCCTGATCGCGGGACGGCGCGGCGGACTCCGGGCCGCGGTGGTGAGCGGCGTGGTCGCCTCGGTGCTGCCTCGCCTCACCTACGCGGGAGAGGAGGCGCGTTCGTACGCGTTCTCCGCGGCAGCCGCCGCCTGGCTGACGCTCCTGCTGCTGTGGCTCGTCGACGGCGGCGGCCGTCGCCTGTCGCCGGCCGCGCGGCGGCTGGCCTGGGTGCTGTACGGCGCCGGGATGGCCGCGATGTCGTACCTCTTCCTGTACTCCATCACCCTGCTCGTGGCTCATGGGGCCGTGCTGCTCGCCTCCCGGGCATCGCGCGCGACGGTGCGCGCCTGGGCGCTGTCGTCGGCCGCTGCCGTCGTCGCGGTGTCGCCGCTCGCGGTGCTCGCCTACCTGGAGCGCAGCCAGATCAAGTACCTCGGCGAGACGCCGGACGATCCCTCCATCTGGTACTACTTCCTCTGGTTCGGGATGCCCTGGGTGGCCATCGCGGCGTGGGCCCTGATCGGGTTCGGCCTCTGGCCGGCCTGGCGCGCCCGGCGGCTCCGCGCCTCCCGACCGGTCTTCCCCGGACCGCGCGCGATCTCCACCCGGCTGGTCGCCTCGGCCTGGCTGTTCCTGCCCACCGGTGCGATGCTGCTCGCCAATGCGGCGTATCCGATGTACACCGGCCGGTACTCCACCTTCGCTGCGCCGGCCGCGGCGCTGCTCGTCGCGGAGGGCATCCTGGTGCTCGGGCGCCTGATCGGAGGGGATGCGCGGCGCACCGTGGCGGCGACCGCGGGCGTGACGATCGTGTTCGCGCTGCTCTGCGCGCCGGTCTACGCGCTGCAGCGCGGACCGTACGCGAAGAACGACAGCGACTGGGCGGAGGTCAGCGCAGCCATGGCCGCCAACGCCGGACGCGGCGACGCGGTCGTCTTCGACGAGTCGGCGAAACCCTCGCAGCGGCCGCGGCTAGCGATGCGCACCTACCCGGCCGGCTTCCGCGGCGTGAAGGACCCGACCCTGCGCGTGCCGTACTACCGCAACGACGGATGGGCGGATCGCGCCTACTCGGTGACCCAGGCCGCCCAGCGCGGGCGGTTCGACGGGGTCGACCGGGTGTGGCTCATCGAGCTCGAGGTCGTGACGCCGGACGGCAGATCGACCGTGGAGGACACCTGGGGTCTCGCCGACTTGCACGCGCTGGGTTTCGCGGAGACGGGTCGACGCCTCGACACGCACCGCAGCGACATCATCGAGCTCACGCGCTGA
- a CDS encoding sugar transferase, giving the protein MTVVRPRLAAPVAAGALPELISGRTWARLYRYRLLATDTAIILAATIGAVYVRFGFDETVPPTAGFHIDYLYVSLLIAATWLFTLSVYHTRDPRVVGLGVSEYRRVVSASAITFGVLAILFLVAKVDIARGYFIVALPAGMAGVLFSRWMWRHWLIRQRTFDHYLSRALVVGRFDDVDYVVRQIHQKSGAAYNVVGAALDTGKRKGAKKDAEMRRRIASPEREVPIVSDLSGVADAAARLGADTVIVAGRALSSGDFVRKLAWKLEGTATELVLASPLTDVAGPRIHFRPVEGLPLIHVEIPQFEGGKHVLKRAFDFFASGIALLILAPLFIAIAIAVKLDDNGPVIFAQERVGRNGEHFKMFKFRSMVIDAEARLAELQANNDGKGLLFKMKHDPRVTRVGHTLRKFSLDELPQLVNVFLGDMSLVGPRPPLPSEVEGYENHVHRRLYIKPGLTGMWQVNGRSDLSWEESVRLDLYYVENWSLTGDLVIMWRTVKVLTHPVGAY; this is encoded by the coding sequence ATGACAGTCGTCCGCCCGCGGCTCGCTGCACCCGTCGCCGCCGGAGCCCTCCCCGAACTGATCTCCGGTCGCACCTGGGCCCGCCTCTACCGGTACCGCCTCCTGGCGACCGACACGGCCATCATCCTCGCAGCGACCATCGGCGCCGTCTACGTGCGCTTCGGCTTCGACGAAACCGTGCCCCCGACGGCCGGTTTCCACATCGATTACCTGTACGTGTCTCTGCTGATCGCCGCCACCTGGCTCTTCACGCTGTCCGTCTACCACACCCGCGACCCTCGGGTCGTGGGCCTGGGCGTCTCCGAGTACCGCCGTGTCGTGTCGGCGAGCGCCATCACCTTCGGCGTGCTCGCCATCCTGTTCCTCGTCGCCAAGGTCGACATCGCCCGCGGCTACTTCATCGTGGCGCTCCCCGCCGGCATGGCCGGCGTGCTGTTCTCGCGCTGGATGTGGCGGCACTGGCTGATCCGGCAGCGCACCTTCGACCACTACCTGTCGCGCGCCCTCGTGGTGGGGCGTTTCGACGACGTCGACTACGTCGTGCGGCAGATCCACCAGAAGTCGGGAGCGGCCTACAACGTCGTGGGTGCCGCTCTCGACACCGGAAAGCGCAAGGGGGCGAAGAAGGACGCCGAGATGCGGCGCCGCATCGCCAGCCCCGAGCGCGAGGTACCGATCGTCTCCGACCTGTCGGGGGTCGCGGACGCTGCGGCGCGGCTGGGCGCGGACACGGTTATCGTGGCCGGCCGCGCCCTCAGCAGCGGCGATTTCGTCCGCAAACTGGCCTGGAAGCTGGAGGGGACGGCGACGGAGCTCGTGCTGGCATCCCCCCTCACCGACGTGGCCGGGCCTCGCATCCACTTCCGTCCCGTCGAGGGACTCCCGCTCATCCACGTGGAGATCCCGCAGTTCGAGGGCGGCAAGCACGTGCTCAAGCGGGCGTTCGACTTCTTCGCATCAGGTATCGCCCTTCTCATCCTCGCGCCGCTGTTCATCGCCATCGCGATCGCCGTGAAGCTGGACGACAACGGACCGGTGATCTTCGCCCAGGAGCGCGTCGGCCGCAACGGCGAGCACTTCAAGATGTTCAAGTTCCGCTCGATGGTGATCGACGCCGAAGCGCGCCTCGCCGAGCTACAGGCGAACAACGACGGCAAGGGCCTGCTGTTCAAGATGAAGCACGACCCGCGGGTGACGCGCGTCGGGCACACCCTGCGCAAGTTCTCCCTCGACGAGCTCCCCCAGCTGGTCAACGTCTTCCTCGGCGACATGAGCCTCGTCGGACCGCGCCCGCCGCTCCCCTCCGAGGTCGAGGGCTACGAGAACCATGTGCACCGCCGCCTGTACATCAAGCCCGGGCTGACCGGGATGTGGCAGGTGAACGGCCGCTCCGACCTCTCCTGGGAGGAGAGCGTCCGCCTCGACCTCTACTACGTGGAGAACTGGTCGCTGACCGGCGACCTCGTGATCATGTGGCGCACCGTCAAGGTGCTCACGCATCCTGTGGGGGCCTACTGA